In Conger conger unplaced genomic scaffold, fConCon1.1 SCAFFOLD_132, whole genome shotgun sequence, a genomic segment contains:
- the LOC133119565 gene encoding uncharacterized protein LOC133119565: protein MTTVSMTTQITMTTVSMTTQITMTTVSMTTQITMTTVSMTTQITMTTVSMTTQITMTTVSMTTQITMTTVSITTQITMTTVSMTTQITMTTVSMTTQITMTTVSITTQITMTTVSMTTQITMTTVSITTQITMTTVSMTTQITMTRVSITTQITMTTVSITTQITMTTVSTTTQITMTTVSMTTQITMTTVSITTQITMTTVSITTVSITTQITITTVSITTQITMTTVSMTTQITMTTVSITTVSITTQITITTVSITTQITITTVSTTTQITITTVSITTQITMTTVSITTQITMTTVSMTTQITMTTVSITTVSITAQITITTVSITTQITITTVSTTTQITITTVSITTQITITTVSITTVSITTQITITTVSITTQITITTVSITTQINITTVSISTQITMTTVSITTQITITTVSITTQITITTVSITTQISLHSHHNTQITMKPQKGS from the coding sequence atGACCACAGTCTCCATGACCACACAGATCACCATGACCACAGTCTCCATGACCACACAGATCACCATGACCACAGTCTCCATGACCACACAGATCACCATGACCACAGTCTCCATGACCACACAGATCACCATGACCACAGTCTCCATGACCACACAGATCACCATGACCACAGTCTCCATGACCACACAGATCACCATGACCACAGTCTCCAtaaccacacagatcaccatGACCACAGTCTCCATGACCACACAGATCACCATGACCACAGTCTCCATGACCACACAGATCACCATGACCACAGTCTCCAtaaccacacagatcaccatGACCACAGTCTCCATGACCACACAGATCACCATGACCACAGTCTCCAtaaccacacagatcaccatGACCACAGTCTCCATGACCACACAGATCACCATGACCAGAGTCTCCAtaaccacacagatcaccatGACCACAGTCTCCAtaaccacacagatcaccatGACCACAGTCTCCAcaaccacacagatcaccatGACCACAGTCTCCATGACCACACAGATCACCATGACCACAGTCTCCAtaaccacacagatcaccatGACCACAGTCTCCATAACCACAGTCTCCATAACCACCCAGATCACCATAACCACAGTCTCCATAACCACGCAGATCACCATGACCACAGTCTCCATGACCACACAGATCACCATGACCACAGTCTCCATAACCACAGTCTCCATAACCACCCAGATCACCATAACCACAGTCTCCATAACCACCCAGATCACTATAACCACAGTCTCCAcaaccacacagatcaccatAACCACAGTCTCCAtaaccacacagatcaccatGACCACAGTCTCCAtaaccacacagatcaccatGACCACAGTCTCCATGACCACACAGATCACCATGACCACAGTCTCCATAACCACAGTCTCCATAACCGCCCAGATCACCATAACCACAGTCTCCATAACCACCCAGATCACCATAACCACAGTCTCCAcaaccacacagatcaccatAACCACAGTCTCCAtaaccacacagatcaccatAACCACAGTCTCCATAACCACAGTCTCCAtaaccacacagatcaccatAACCACAGTCTCCAtaaccacacagatcaccatAACCACAGTCTCCATAACCACGCAGATCAACATAACCACAGTCTCCATAAGCACCCAGATCACCATGACCACAGTCTCCATAACCACCCAGATCACCATAACCACAGTCTCCAtaaccacacagatcaccatAACCACAGTCTCCATAACCACCCAGATCAGTCTCCACAGCCACCATAACACCCAGATCACCATGAAACCACAGAAAGGAtcataa